The Campylobacter sp. RM10537 genome has a segment encoding these proteins:
- a CDS encoding valine--tRNA ligase, giving the protein MYNKEVEEEYYKICEERGYFEIDGNKSIQEKNKNFCIMMPPPNVTGVLHIGHALTFTLQDIMTRYKRMDGYKVLYQPGLDHAGIATQNVVEKQLLAQGIKKEKLGREKFIEKVWEWKEQSGGKILDQMRTLGITPAWSRLRFTMDEGLANAVKKAFVELYNKKLIVRGNYMINWCTHDGALSDIEVEYKENKGKLYHIKYFLKDSDKYLVVATTRPETFFGDTAVMIHPEDERYNKLIGKEVVLPLTNKTIKIIADTHVDKEFGTGVVKVTPSHDINDYEVGLRHQLDFITVFDEKGILNEHCLEFQGLERLEAREKIVAKLEELGFIEKIEEYNNQVGYCYRCNNIVEPYISKQWFVKKEIAKESIEKVALGESKFYPNHWINSFNAWMKDLKDWCISRQLWWGHQIPVYYCECSNEWASENTPEFCPKCQSKNFKQDEDVLDTWFSSGLWAMSTLGWGNGNWGKDQIWFEKDLKEFYPNSLLITGFDILFFWVARMMFQSTNALKALPFKDIYLHALVKDEQGRKMSKSLGNVIDPNESIKEYSADILRFTLALLAIQGRDIKLSNDKLLQVRNFTNKIVNAANYLLLNESKFEDLEHIILKTKLAKYIFSKFQNCVKNVRENLDNYRFNDAANTIYKFFWDDFCDWGIELSKAEKSSVKELGSIFKEALKLLNPFMPFISEFLYHELSNTNLKTHPSIMISQYPKITLQNENDIENTFSLLIESIVSIRRAKSLIDLGNSKIEKAYIKLNNPILEKELNSSIVFIKTLAKCENIEFTNEKLSKAICDVSDNLEIFITLDNVDLSGIISRLENQKNKLEKESAKINSMLCNEKFIANAPKEVIEQNKNSLLNLKTQLEKISTELTNLRG; this is encoded by the coding sequence ATATATAATAAAGAAGTTGAAGAAGAATACTATAAAATTTGCGAAGAACGTGGATACTTTGAAATAGATGGAAATAAATCCATACAAGAAAAAAATAAAAATTTTTGCATTATGATGCCTCCTCCAAATGTAACAGGAGTGCTTCATATTGGACATGCTTTAACTTTCACTTTACAAGATATAATGACTCGTTATAAAAGAATGGATGGCTACAAAGTCCTTTATCAACCAGGACTTGATCATGCAGGTATTGCTACTCAAAATGTAGTCGAAAAACAACTTCTTGCACAAGGTATTAAAAAAGAAAAATTAGGTAGAGAAAAATTTATAGAAAAAGTTTGGGAGTGGAAAGAACAAAGCGGTGGTAAAATTTTAGATCAAATGAGAACATTGGGCATAACTCCAGCTTGGAGTCGCTTACGTTTTACCATGGATGAAGGTTTAGCAAATGCCGTTAAAAAAGCCTTTGTTGAACTTTATAATAAAAAACTTATTGTTCGCGGAAATTATATGATTAACTGGTGCACCCATGATGGGGCTTTAAGCGATATTGAGGTTGAATATAAAGAAAACAAAGGAAAACTCTATCATATTAAATATTTTTTAAAAGATAGTGATAAATACTTAGTAGTGGCAACTACTCGACCAGAAACTTTTTTTGGCGATACGGCTGTTATGATCCATCCAGAAGATGAGCGTTATAATAAACTTATAGGAAAAGAAGTGGTTTTACCGCTCACTAATAAAACTATCAAGATTATAGCTGATACTCATGTTGATAAAGAATTTGGAACAGGGGTGGTTAAGGTTACACCATCGCATGATATAAATGATTATGAAGTTGGTTTAAGACATCAATTAGATTTTATAACTGTTTTTGATGAAAAAGGTATTTTAAACGAGCATTGTTTAGAATTTCAAGGCTTAGAGCGTTTAGAAGCAAGAGAAAAAATCGTTGCTAAACTTGAAGAATTAGGATTTATAGAAAAAATAGAAGAATATAATAATCAAGTAGGTTATTGTTATCGTTGCAATAATATCGTTGAACCTTATATCTCAAAACAATGGTTTGTTAAAAAAGAAATTGCTAAAGAAAGTATAGAAAAAGTTGCATTAGGTGAAAGCAAATTTTATCCAAATCATTGGATTAATAGCTTTAATGCTTGGATGAAAGATTTAAAAGATTGGTGCATTTCTAGACAACTTTGGTGGGGGCATCAAATTCCTGTATATTATTGCGAATGTTCAAATGAATGGGCAAGTGAAAATACTCCTGAGTTTTGCCCAAAATGCCAGAGTAAAAATTTCAAACAAGATGAAGATGTTTTAGATACTTGGTTTTCTTCTGGACTTTGGGCTATGAGTACTTTAGGCTGGGGGAATGGAAATTGGGGAAAAGATCAAATTTGGTTTGAAAAAGATTTAAAAGAATTTTATCCTAATTCTTTATTGATAACCGGCTTTGATATTTTATTTTTTTGGGTCGCAAGAATGATGTTTCAAAGTACAAATGCCTTAAAAGCTTTACCTTTTAAAGATATTTATTTACATGCCCTTGTTAAAGATGAGCAAGGCAGAAAAATGAGCAAAAGTCTTGGAAATGTAATCGATCCTAATGAAAGTATTAAAGAATATAGTGCAGATATTTTACGCTTTACTTTAGCTTTACTTGCTATACAAGGAAGAGATATTAAACTTAGCAATGATAAACTTTTACAAGTTAGAAACTTTACCAATAAAATTGTAAATGCTGCAAATTATTTGCTTTTAAATGAAAGCAAATTTGAAGATTTAGAGCATATTATCTTAAAAACAAAACTCGCTAAATATATTTTTTCAAAATTTCAAAACTGCGTTAAAAATGTTAGAGAAAATTTAGATAATTATCGTTTTAATGATGCTGCAAATACAATTTATAAATTTTTTTGGGATGATTTTTGTGATTGGGGTATAGAGCTTAGCAAGGCAGAAAAATCAAGCGTAAAAGAACTTGGAAGTATTTTTAAAGAAGCATTAAAACTTTTAAATCCTTTTATGCCTTTTATCAGTGAATTTTTATATCACGAGCTTAGTAATACAAACTTAAAAACCCATCCATCAATTATGATCAGTCAATATCCTAAAATCACTTTGCAAAATGAAAATGATATAGAAAATACCTTTTCTTTATTGATCGAAAGTATTGTAAGCATACGAAGGGCTAAAAGTCTCATTGATTTAGGAAATTCTAAAATAGAAAAAGCCTACATTAAGCTTAATAATCCTATTCTTGAAAAAGAATTAAATTCATCTATTGTATTTATAAAAACTTTAGCTAAATGTGAAAATATAGAATTTACAAATGAAAAATTAAGTAAAGCAATTTGCGATGTAAGTGATAATTTAGAAATTTTTATTACCCTTGATAATGTAGATCTTAGCGGGATTATATCAAGACTTGAAAATCAAAAAAATAAACTTGAAAAAGAAAGCGCTAAGATAAATTCAATGCTTTGTAATGAAAAATTTATAGCCAATGCGCCCAAAGAAGTAATTGAACAAAACAAAAATTCTTTATTAAATTTAAAAACACAACTTGAAAAAATATCCACTGAACTTACTAATTTAAGAGGTTGA
- a CDS encoding methionine ABC transporter ATP-binding protein, with product MIKIKNLKKYYGKELVIDDVSLEINKGEIYAIVGHSGAGKSTLLRCINGLEDYQKGSLKVLDEEIKELKQKYPKKLRILRKDIGMIFQNFALMERKNIFENVAMPLRTHFSQCKIYSKIFNKEYMSEKEINEKVHSLLEIVGLNHKFNSYPKELSGGQKQRVAIARALTLNPKILLSDEATSALDPNTTKNILELISKINTEFGITVVLVTHEMDVVKDIAQKALLLEQGKIIGSGAIDELFLKPNQKMREFLGESDFLPAHGLNIKLYFPKEVVENTVITHMARTLDIDFNIVWGKIEKLNGKALGNLVINIDHKDRDKVLSYIEKNGVLWEFAS from the coding sequence TTGATAAAAATAAAAAATTTAAAAAAATATTATGGAAAAGAACTTGTTATTGATGATGTTTCTCTAGAAATTAATAAAGGTGAAATTTATGCTATTGTTGGGCATAGCGGTGCTGGAAAATCAACCCTTTTAAGATGTATCAATGGACTTGAGGATTATCAAAAAGGAAGCTTAAAAGTTTTAGATGAGGAAATTAAAGAATTAAAACAAAAATATCCTAAAAAACTTAGAATACTCAGAAAAGATATAGGAATGATATTTCAAAATTTTGCCCTCATGGAAAGAAAAAACATATTTGAAAATGTTGCCATGCCACTTAGAACGCATTTTTCTCAATGCAAAATTTATTCTAAAATTTTCAATAAAGAATACATGAGCGAAAAAGAAATCAATGAAAAAGTGCATTCTTTACTTGAAATTGTAGGACTTAATCATAAATTTAACTCCTATCCAAAAGAATTAAGCGGGGGGCAAAAACAAAGAGTAGCTATTGCTAGAGCTTTAACTTTAAACCCAAAAATTTTACTTAGCGATGAAGCAACTTCAGCTCTAGATCCTAATACTACTAAAAATATCTTAGAACTTATCAGCAAAATTAATACCGAATTTGGAATTACGGTTGTTTTAGTAACTCATGAAATGGATGTGGTAAAAGATATAGCTCAAAAAGCTCTTTTATTAGAACAAGGAAAGATTATAGGAAGCGGAGCTATTGATGAACTTTTTTTAAAGCCTAATCAAAAAATGAGGGAATTTTTAGGCGAAAGTGACTTTTTACCTGCACATGGATTAAATATAAAATTATATTTTCCTAAAGAAGTGGTAGAAAATACAGTCATCACGCACATGGCTAGAACTTTAGATATAGATTTTAATATAGTCTGGGGAAAAATAGAAAAATTAAACGGCAAAGCTTTAGGAAATTTAGTAATTAATATTGATCATAAGGATAGAGATAAAGTGCTTAGCTATATAGAAAAAAATGGAGTATTATGGGAGTTTGCATCATGA
- a CDS encoding methionine ABC transporter permease produces the protein MNEENFLSAFFNRISQFISEISWKDIKEVVTDSILTFEQNYDLILKPALNETIYMSLMSVFFGFILAIIPAILLAIWDKNGIKQNKFAYAILDFIINILRAFPFLILIVILLPLSKIIVGTSIGTDAAIVPLAIGIAPYLAKTLESAFKEVDRGIIEAAKSYGASNIQIIFKVIFVESLPNIINGLTLILIFTIGFSALAGTVGGGGLGDIAIRYGYERFNKEIMIQTVVILLILVQIIQILGNLFYSWSKNNKTLNIIFCLIILFAISIISSLNNEKNCIFQIIICFFLVTLFIFIFIKNKKLFHNF, from the coding sequence ATGAATGAAGAAAATTTCTTAAGTGCTTTTTTTAATAGAATATCTCAATTTATCTCTGAAATTTCTTGGAAAGATATAAAAGAAGTTGTAACAGACTCTATTTTAACCTTTGAACAAAACTATGATCTTATCTTAAAACCAGCCTTAAATGAAACCATTTATATGAGCTTAATGTCTGTATTCTTTGGTTTTATTTTAGCTATTATACCTGCAATATTACTTGCAATTTGGGATAAAAATGGTATAAAACAAAATAAATTTGCTTATGCGATTTTAGATTTTATTATTAATATTTTAAGAGCTTTTCCTTTTTTAATACTTATTGTTATTTTATTACCACTTTCAAAAATAATCGTTGGAACTAGCATAGGAACTGATGCAGCTATAGTACCTTTAGCTATTGGCATAGCTCCTTATTTAGCTAAAACTTTAGAAAGCGCCTTTAAAGAAGTTGATAGAGGGATTATAGAGGCTGCTAAAAGCTATGGAGCAAGCAATATACAAATTATTTTTAAAGTTATTTTTGTAGAATCTTTGCCTAATATTATCAATGGTTTAACCCTAATTCTAATCTTTACTATAGGTTTTTCAGCTTTAGCTGGAACAGTTGGAGGAGGAGGACTTGGCGATATTGCTATTCGTTATGGATATGAGCGTTTTAATAAAGAAATAATGATCCAAACTGTTGTTATTTTACTTATATTAGTTCAAATTATACAAATTTTAGGCAATCTTTTTTATTCTTGGTCAAAAAATAATAAAACCTTAAATATTATTTTTTGTTTAATTATTTTATTTGCTATAAGCATTATATCAAGTCTAAATAATGAAAAAAATTGCATTTTTCAAATTATAATCTGCTTTTTTTTGGTTACACTATTTATTTTTATATTTATTAAAAATAAAAAATTATTTCATAACTTTTAA
- a CDS encoding MetQ/NlpA family ABC transporter substrate-binding protein, translated as MKIRILLILSLLGLFLNLNALETISVAATPVPQAEILEQIKPDLEKEGYKLVIKEFTDYVLPNLAVDSGEVDANFFQHTPYLEEFNKNKNTNLVKVASIHLEPMAVYSKKYKSLDDIKEGASIAIPNDPTNESRALDIIAQKCSLKFKNNGLKTPLDIIENPKKIRFIELKAAQLPRSLSDVDFAVINSNYALSANLNPIKDSIFMEDKNSPYANILVVKAGHENDPKIKALVKALQSDKVKQFILNKYHGSVLPAF; from the coding sequence ATGAAAATTAGAATTTTATTGATATTAAGTTTGTTGGGTTTATTTTTAAATTTAAATGCTTTAGAAACTATCAGTGTTGCCGCTACTCCGGTACCTCAAGCTGAAATCTTAGAGCAAATTAAACCTGATCTTGAAAAAGAAGGTTATAAGCTTGTTATTAAAGAATTTACAGACTATGTTTTACCTAATTTAGCTGTAGATAGTGGTGAGGTTGATGCGAATTTTTTCCAACATACACCTTATTTGGAAGAATTTAATAAAAATAAAAATACAAATCTTGTTAAAGTAGCTAGTATTCACCTTGAACCTATGGCTGTTTATTCTAAAAAATATAAAAGTTTAGATGATATAAAAGAAGGGGCGAGCATTGCTATACCTAATGATCCTACAAATGAAAGTAGAGCTTTAGATATCATTGCGCAAAAATGTTCTTTGAAATTTAAAAACAATGGTTTAAAAACTCCTCTTGATATTATAGAAAATCCAAAAAAAATAAGATTTATTGAGCTCAAAGCAGCACAATTACCAAGATCTTTATCAGATGTAGATTTCGCTGTTATTAATTCTAACTACGCTTTATCTGCTAATTTAAACCCTATTAAAGACAGTATATTTATGGAAGATAAAAACAGTCCTTATGCAAATATTTTAGTTGTTAAAGCTGGACACGAAAATGATCCTAAAATAAAAGCTTTAGTGAAAGCTTTACAAAGTGATAAGGTAAAACAATTTATTTTAAATAAATACCACGGATCTGTTTTACCTGCATTTTAA
- the flgA gene encoding flagellar basal body P-ring formation chaperone FlgA, whose amino-acid sequence MKNLFFIFIIFISLSKGANLEEIKLALAKEITNNFPKIIITQIDLRSTSLPKDFNQYQFLRIANGRFEQSQGFLRAEFNTPQNMQKNLFFRYFVQGNLQVLKSERAIKRGQKLSPLDYRSVSLDFDKVPPNALDIEDTNNLIAKNNINKNTILKENMFKTLALIRRNDPIIGILRDGNIDVSIELTALQSANIGDRIRAKNKEGKVMQGIVVGKNRMIIQ is encoded by the coding sequence ATGAAAAATCTGTTTTTTATATTTATAATTTTTATAAGTTTAAGCAAGGGAGCGAATTTAGAAGAAATCAAACTCGCTCTTGCTAAAGAAATTACTAATAATTTTCCAAAAATCATCATCACTCAAATTGATTTAAGAAGCACTTCTTTGCCTAAAGATTTTAACCAATATCAATTTTTAAGGATAGCTAATGGACGCTTTGAACAATCTCAAGGATTTTTAAGAGCGGAATTTAATACCCCTCAAAATATGCAAAAAAATTTATTTTTCCGCTATTTTGTCCAAGGTAATTTGCAAGTTTTAAAAAGTGAAAGAGCTATTAAAAGAGGTCAAAAACTAAGCCCGCTTGATTATAGAAGTGTTTCACTTGACTTTGATAAAGTACCTCCAAATGCCTTAGATATTGAAGATACAAATAATCTTATTGCTAAAAATAATATCAATAAAAATACTATTTTAAAAGAAAATATGTTTAAAACTCTCGCATTAATCCGCAGAAATGATCCTATAATAGGAATATTAAGAGATGGAAATATAGATGTTTCAATAGAACTAACAGCCTTACAAAGCGCTAATATAGGAGATAGAATTCGTGCAAAAAATAAAGAAGGTAAAGTAATGCAAGGTATAGTCGTAGGAAAAAATAGGATGATTATACAATGA
- a CDS encoding UbiX family flavin prenyltransferase translates to MKILLGISGSSSVSLGLSLLENLEKKCELYCIISQGAKLSFYAETKEDLKKICDEKFKNTHFLLDSDLSAGVASGSFGIEKTIIAPCSISTLAKINAGLADTLLTRCVAVALKERKKIILGVREMPFSTINLEHMAKLSQMGVIIAPPIIASYSKAKNLKEMENFIIGKWLDLLEISHTLYQRWE, encoded by the coding sequence ATGAAAATTTTGCTAGGAATTTCAGGATCAAGTAGCGTTTCGTTAGGATTAAGCTTATTAGAAAATTTAGAGAAAAAATGTGAGCTTTACTGCATAATTAGCCAAGGAGCAAAATTAAGTTTTTATGCTGAAACCAAAGAAGATTTAAAAAAAATATGTGATGAAAAATTTAAAAATACACATTTTTTATTGGATTCTGATTTAAGCGCTGGTGTTGCTAGCGGTTCTTTTGGTATAGAAAAAACAATTATTGCGCCCTGCTCTATTTCTACTCTAGCTAAAATTAATGCAGGTTTAGCAGATACACTTTTAACCCGCTGTGTTGCCGTAGCTCTTAAAGAAAGAAAAAAAATCATTTTAGGTGTAAGGGAAATGCCTTTTTCTACCATCAATCTAGAACATATGGCAAAATTAAGTCAAATGGGTGTTATTATAGCTCCTCCGATTATCGCAAGCTATTCAAAGGCTAAAAATTTAAAAGAAATGGAAAATTTTATTATTGGAAAATGGCTTGATTTGCTCGAAATTTCTCATACTTTATATCAAAGATGGGAATAA
- the coaD gene encoding pantetheine-phosphate adenylyltransferase produces the protein MTCLYPGTFDPITNGHLDVVRRALKIFDKIIIAIAKSDHKKPYYNLEKRKKLVELATKDISNVKIITFDNLLVDLAKEFKINTVIRGLRAVSDFEYELQIGYANHALWDEIETIYLMPSLKHAFISSSIVRSIVTHGGDVSSLVPKEILPFLKDKTCM, from the coding sequence ATGACCTGTTTATATCCTGGAACTTTTGATCCTATTACCAATGGCCACTTAGATGTAGTAAGACGTGCTCTTAAGATATTTGATAAAATCATTATAGCTATTGCAAAAAGTGATCATAAAAAACCTTATTATAATTTAGAAAAACGTAAAAAATTAGTAGAGCTTGCTACTAAAGATATTTCAAATGTAAAAATCATCACTTTTGATAATTTGTTAGTAGATTTAGCTAAAGAATTTAAAATAAATACCGTCATACGTGGGCTTAGGGCTGTGAGTGATTTTGAATATGAATTACAAATTGGATATGCAAATCATGCCCTTTGGGATGAAATAGAAACCATTTATTTAATGCCAAGCTTAAAACATGCTTTTATTTCTAGCTCTATAGTTCGTTCTATAGTTACACACGGAGGCGATGTAAGTTCTTTGGTTCCAAAAGAAATTTTACCATTTTTAAAGGATAAAACTTGTATGTAG
- the tmk gene encoding dTMP kinase, with protein sequence MYVAFEGIDCVGKSTQISLLKKIYKEAIFTLEPGGTNLGKSLRDILLHQNLNLKKRAEILLFLADRAQHYEEIIYPNKNKLIISDRSFISGMAYAVDFDDELLFSLNSFALDHFFPQKIIFLKADANLIKQRLGEKNLDIIEQRGIEYFLNVQNKLENILLFLQNKIQIEILKLNANQTIEELHIKIKEFLND encoded by the coding sequence TTGTATGTAGCATTTGAAGGAATTGATTGTGTTGGTAAAAGTACGCAAATTTCATTATTAAAAAAAATCTATAAAGAAGCTATTTTTACTTTAGAACCTGGTGGAACAAACTTAGGAAAATCTTTAAGAGATATTTTACTTCATCAAAATTTAAATCTTAAAAAAAGAGCTGAAATTTTACTTTTTTTAGCCGATCGTGCGCAACATTATGAAGAAATTATATATCCAAACAAAAATAAACTTATTATCAGCGATAGAAGTTTTATATCGGGTATGGCATATGCAGTTGATTTTGATGATGAATTACTTTTTTCTCTTAATTCTTTTGCGCTTGATCATTTTTTTCCACAAAAAATTATATTTTTAAAAGCAGATGCAAATTTGATCAAGCAACGTCTTGGAGAAAAAAATCTTGATATTATAGAACAACGCGGAATAGAATATTTTTTAAATGTTCAAAATAAATTGGAAAATATTTTATTATTTTTGCAAAACAAAATTCAAATAGAAATTTTAAAACTTAATGCAAATCAAACAATAGAAGAATTACATATCAAAATAAAGGAATTTTTAAATGATTAA
- the hisS gene encoding histidine--tRNA ligase has product MINALKGMKDLTDQSAKYYKKIIEVCEDVAHNYGFEFINTPHLEQSILFKRSVGESSDIVGKEMYEFVDKGGNEVCMRPEGTAGAVRAYIEKKFDKNVSIKRWFYHGSMFRYERPQKGRLREFHQFGVESFGISSVYEDASIILMLAEIFSRLDIKFKLIINSLGCSKCLPPYREKLINYLDNQEGFCEDCKRRKTLNPIRVLDCKNPQCQNLLSQAPLLEQNLCQCCLDDFTLLQNILKENEINFTLDSKLVRGLDYYSKTAFEFISDEIGAQSAIAGGGRYDRLIEYLGGKSGFGIGFAMGIERIMAILEQKDEKLQREGIYLCSLDEVYISKIFKIATRLRKKYKVLLSYEAKKLAKHLENADKAGAKNFLCMGENEFKNESLFYKNLENKDEKTIKISDLEQFL; this is encoded by the coding sequence ATGATTAATGCCCTTAAAGGAATGAAGGATTTAACTGATCAAAGCGCTAAATATTATAAAAAAATTATTGAAGTTTGTGAAGATGTTGCACATAATTATGGCTTTGAATTTATCAATACACCTCATTTAGAACAAAGTATTCTTTTTAAAAGAAGTGTGGGTGAAAGCTCTGATATAGTAGGCAAAGAAATGTATGAATTTGTTGATAAGGGAGGTAATGAAGTTTGCATGCGTCCTGAAGGAACTGCTGGGGCTGTTCGTGCATACATTGAGAAAAAATTTGATAAAAATGTAAGTATTAAGCGTTGGTTTTATCATGGATCTATGTTTCGATATGAAAGACCTCAAAAAGGACGTTTGAGAGAATTCCATCAATTTGGCGTAGAAAGCTTTGGTATAAGTAGTGTTTATGAAGATGCAAGTATTATTTTAATGTTGGCTGAAATTTTTTCACGCCTTGATATTAAATTTAAACTTATTATTAATTCCTTAGGCTGCTCAAAATGTTTGCCGCCTTATAGAGAAAAACTTATTAATTATCTTGATAATCAAGAGGGATTTTGCGAAGATTGCAAAAGACGCAAGACTTTAAACCCTATACGCGTTTTAGATTGTAAAAATCCACAATGTCAAAATTTACTTAGTCAAGCTCCACTTTTGGAACAAAATTTATGCCAATGTTGCTTAGATGATTTTACCCTCTTGCAAAATATTTTAAAAGAAAATGAAATCAATTTTACATTAGATTCTAAACTTGTTAGAGGCTTGGATTATTATTCTAAAACAGCTTTTGAATTTATCAGCGATGAAATTGGCGCACAATCAGCTATAGCTGGCGGTGGAAGATATGATAGGCTCATAGAATACCTAGGAGGAAAAAGCGGTTTTGGTATAGGTTTTGCCATGGGCATAGAAAGAATTATGGCTATATTGGAACAAAAGGATGAAAAACTACAAAGAGAAGGAATTTATCTTTGTTCCTTGGATGAAGTTTATATTTCAAAAATTTTTAAAATAGCAACTAGGCTTAGAAAAAAATATAAAGTTCTTTTAAGCTATGAGGCAAAAAAACTTGCAAAACATTTAGAAAATGCCGATAAAGCTGGGGCTAAAAATTTTCTTTGTATGGGAGAAAATGAATTTAAAAATGAAAGCTTGTTTTATAAAAATTTAGAAAATAAAGATGAAAAAACTATTAAAATTTCAGATTTGGAGCAGTTTTTATGA
- the speA gene encoding biosynthetic arginine decarboxylase: MMDYGIHIWGNENFIIKNGKVCINHEKKPAIIDIVKDLRNDGYKGPLLLRFPHLIQKQIENIYGSFNKARKEFNYKGKFNAVYPLKVNQYPGFVKNLVKLGKKYNYGLEAGSKAELLLAMAFNNEDAPITVNGFKDRELINIGFIAAEMGHNITLTIEGLNELEAIIDIAKERFKPKPNIGLRVRLHSAGVGIWAKSGGINSKFGLTSTELIEAVNLLKKNKLLDQFTMIHFHLGSQITEIHPLKKALNEVGNIYTELRKMGAKNLKSINLGGGLAVEYSQFKNENSRNYTLREYANDVVFILKNIAEQKSDLEPDIFIESGRFIAANHAVLIAPVLELFSQEYSEDKLLLKEKNPKLIDELYDLFKSIKPSSALEYLHDSIDHLESILTLFDLGYVDLQDRSNAEILTHLIIKKAILLLGDKQNPTDLLAIQDEVQERYLVNFSLFQSLPDFWGLEQNFPIMPLDHLDKEPTRSASIWDITCDSDGEISYSKDKPLFLHDIDVEKENYFLGFFLVGAYQEVLGMKHNLFTHPTEAIISIDEKGYEIEGIIEAQSILDTLEDLDYDIHEIMDILNERISNSKLVSEKQKKHILGELYLFLNDNGYLKSIDGKED; encoded by the coding sequence ATGATGGATTATGGGATTCATATTTGGGGAAATGAAAATTTTATTATTAAAAATGGTAAAGTTTGTATCAATCATGAAAAAAAACCCGCTATTATTGATATCGTAAAAGATTTAAGAAATGATGGCTATAAAGGACCTTTGCTTTTAAGATTTCCACATTTAATTCAAAAACAAATTGAAAATATTTATGGAAGTTTTAATAAGGCTCGTAAAGAATTTAATTACAAGGGCAAATTTAATGCTGTTTATCCTCTAAAAGTCAATCAATATCCTGGTTTTGTTAAAAATCTTGTCAAACTTGGTAAAAAATACAATTATGGTCTAGAAGCTGGTAGTAAAGCCGAACTTCTCTTGGCTATGGCTTTTAACAATGAAGATGCCCCAATAACTGTAAATGGATTTAAAGATAGAGAACTTATCAATATAGGTTTTATTGCAGCAGAAATGGGACATAATATCACCTTAACTATAGAGGGGCTTAATGAGCTTGAAGCGATTATTGATATAGCCAAAGAACGCTTTAAACCTAAACCAAATATAGGCTTAAGAGTGCGTTTGCATTCTGCTGGTGTTGGGATATGGGCAAAAAGCGGGGGTATAAATTCTAAATTTGGACTTACTTCTACCGAGCTTATAGAAGCTGTTAATTTACTTAAGAAAAATAAATTATTAGATCAATTTACTATGATACATTTTCACTTAGGTTCTCAAATTACCGAAATTCATCCTTTAAAAAAAGCTTTAAATGAAGTTGGAAATATCTATACTGAACTTAGAAAAATGGGAGCTAAAAACTTAAAGTCAATCAATCTTGGAGGAGGTTTAGCTGTAGAGTATTCTCAATTTAAAAATGAAAATAGCAGAAACTATACGCTTAGAGAATACGCAAATGATGTAGTATTTATCCTTAAAAATATTGCAGAACAAAAAAGCGATTTAGAACCTGATATATTTATAGAAAGTGGTCGTTTTATCGCAGCAAATCACGCTGTTTTAATCGCTCCTGTTTTAGAACTTTTCTCTCAAGAGTATTCCGAAGATAAACTTTTACTTAAAGAAAAAAATCCAAAGCTTATTGATGAATTATATGATCTTTTCAAAAGCATAAAACCTTCAAGTGCTTTAGAATATTTGCACGATAGTATCGATCATTTAGAGAGCATTTTAACACTTTTTGACTTAGGGTATGTGGATTTGCAAGATAGATCCAATGCTGAAATTTTAACACATCTGATCATTAAAAAAGCTATTTTACTTTTAGGGGATAAGCAAAATCCTACCGATTTACTTGCCATACAAGATGAAGTACAAGAAAGATATTTAGTTAATTTTTCGCTTTTTCAAAGTTTGCCTGATTTTTGGGGATTAGAGCAAAATTTTCCTATCATGCCCCTTGATCATTTAGACAAAGAACCAACAAGAAGCGCAAGTATTTGGGATATTACTTGTGATAGTGATGGGGAAATTTCATATTCTAAAGATAAGCCTTTGTTTTTACATGATATTGATGTAGAAAAGGAAAATTATTTCCTAGGCTTTTTTCTTGTAGGAGCTTATCAAGAAGTGCTTGGAATGAAACACAATCTTTTTACCCATCCTACTGAAGCGATTATTAGCATTGATGAAAAAGGCTATGAAATCGAAGGGATTATCGAAGCTCAATCCATACTCGATACACTTGAAGATCTTGATTATGACATCCATGAAATTATGGATATACTCAACGAAAGAATTAGTAATTCAAAATTAGTCAGCGAAAAACAAAAAAAGCACATCTTAGGGGAACTTTACTTATTTTTAAATGATAATGGCTATTTAAAAAGTATAGATGGAAAAGAGGATTAA